In a genomic window of Fimbriiglobus ruber:
- a CDS encoding type II secretion system F family protein — translation MLSPLVLSLLVGALVVAAVFILMLALVRNQEEGKASERLDLLVGRGGRKDSSADLLLKQALQEVDKKNVLDKLTPEFFNLPKVIEQADANIKPGALFGIGLVGAVVLGLVGAWMVNPYVAPVTALGGLTAPFIWLFMKRTSRLKNFAAQLPDAMELVARALRAGHSLAAGMHVVADEMPAPVSKEFGRVYEEQNLGIPLEEALKNMCDRVPNLDLKFFVTSVAIQRQTGGDLAEILDRIGYVIRERFKILGQVKALTAEGRLSGIVLVALPIGLFLLMLWMKPDYVALLWKDPIGVKMSIGAVVLMLIGSYSIKKIIDIKV, via the coding sequence ATGCTCAGCCCCCTCGTGTTGTCCCTGCTGGTCGGCGCGCTCGTCGTCGCCGCGGTGTTCATCCTGATGCTCGCGCTCGTGCGGAACCAGGAGGAAGGGAAGGCGTCCGAGCGGCTCGACCTGCTGGTCGGCCGGGGCGGGCGGAAAGACTCGTCCGCCGACCTGTTACTGAAGCAGGCCCTCCAGGAGGTCGATAAGAAGAACGTCCTCGACAAGCTGACCCCGGAGTTCTTCAACCTGCCGAAGGTCATCGAGCAGGCGGACGCGAACATCAAGCCGGGCGCGCTGTTCGGGATCGGCCTGGTCGGGGCGGTCGTCCTCGGCCTGGTCGGGGCGTGGATGGTGAACCCGTACGTCGCCCCCGTGACCGCCCTGGGCGGGCTGACGGCCCCGTTCATCTGGCTGTTCATGAAGCGGACGTCCCGGCTCAAGAACTTCGCCGCCCAGCTCCCGGACGCGATGGAGCTGGTCGCCCGGGCCCTGCGGGCCGGGCACTCGCTGGCCGCCGGCATGCACGTCGTCGCCGACGAGATGCCGGCCCCGGTGTCCAAGGAGTTCGGCCGGGTGTACGAGGAGCAGAACCTCGGCATCCCGCTGGAGGAGGCGCTCAAGAACATGTGCGACCGGGTGCCCAACCTGGACCTCAAGTTCTTCGTCACGAGCGTCGCGATCCAGCGGCAGACCGGGGGCGACCTGGCCGAGATCCTGGACCGGATCGGGTACGTGATCCGCGAGCGGTTCAAGATCCTGGGCCAGGTCAAGGCCCTGACGGCCGAAGGCCGCCTGTCCGGGATCGTCCTGGTCGCCCTGCCGATCGGCCTGTTCCTGCTCATGCTGTGGATGAAGCCGGACTACGTGGCCCTGCTGTGGAAAGACCCGATTGGCGTCAAGATGTCGATCGGGGCGGTCGTGCTCATGCTGATCGGGTCGTACTCGATCAAGAAAATTATCGACATCAAAGTGTAA
- a CDS encoding CpaF family protein, with product MSRLQQGISKLNSLSSQGSHSGLSRLSSPSFGGSGGGGGKNFEDLKRQIHSKLVERLDLSRVKDLSSDTMRRDIRRAIEHLCDTENPLLNRIEREKLIEEILDETLGFGPMEPLLKDPTVSEIMVNGPRKIYVERRGKIEKSEVVFRDNDHLLQIIDRIVSKVGRRVDETSPLCDARLPDGSRVNVVIPPIALDGASLSIRRFGANPLKLEDLLNYKAFTPEMAMLLEGAIKARLNIIISGGTGSGKTTLLNTLSAFIPGDERLVTIEDAAELQIQQDHVVRLETRPPNIEGKGAVNTRDLVRNALRMRPDRIIVGECRGGEAMDMLQAMNTGHSGSMTTIHSNSPRDALSRLETLIMMAGAELPVKAMRQQISSAVDLIIQVNRLQGGPRKMTSITEVMNMEQDIIIMQEVFRYRQAGVDQNARAYGQFEATGVRPTFVPRLEAKGIKLPSNMFAERVLMRD from the coding sequence ATGTCGCGGTTGCAGCAGGGGATCTCGAAGCTCAACAGCCTGAGCAGCCAGGGCAGCCACAGCGGCCTGTCCCGGCTGTCCAGCCCGAGCTTCGGCGGGTCCGGCGGGGGCGGCGGGAAGAACTTCGAGGACCTCAAGCGGCAGATCCACTCGAAGCTGGTCGAGCGGCTCGACCTGTCGCGGGTCAAGGACCTGTCCAGCGACACCATGCGGCGGGACATCCGCCGCGCGATCGAGCACCTGTGCGACACCGAGAACCCGCTCCTGAACCGGATCGAGCGGGAGAAGTTGATCGAGGAGATCCTCGACGAGACGCTCGGGTTCGGGCCGATGGAGCCGCTGCTCAAGGACCCGACCGTGAGCGAAATCATGGTCAACGGGCCGCGGAAGATTTACGTCGAGCGGCGGGGCAAGATCGAGAAGTCGGAAGTCGTCTTCCGGGACAACGACCACCTGCTCCAGATCATCGACCGGATCGTGTCGAAGGTCGGCCGGCGGGTGGACGAGACGAGCCCCCTGTGCGACGCCCGCCTGCCGGACGGGTCGCGGGTCAACGTGGTCATCCCGCCGATCGCGCTGGACGGGGCGTCCCTGTCCATCCGCCGGTTCGGGGCGAACCCGCTGAAGCTCGAAGACCTGCTGAACTACAAGGCGTTCACCCCGGAAATGGCGATGCTCCTGGAGGGCGCGATCAAGGCCCGGCTGAACATCATCATCAGCGGCGGCACCGGGTCCGGGAAGACGACCCTGCTGAACACCTTGTCGGCGTTCATCCCGGGGGACGAGCGGCTGGTCACGATCGAGGACGCGGCCGAACTCCAGATCCAGCAGGACCACGTCGTCCGCCTGGAGACCCGCCCGCCGAACATCGAGGGCAAGGGGGCCGTGAACACCCGCGACCTGGTGCGGAACGCCCTGCGGATGCGGCCCGACCGGATCATCGTCGGCGAGTGCCGCGGCGGCGAGGCGATGGACATGCTCCAGGCCATGAACACCGGGCACTCGGGGTCGATGACGACCATCCACTCGAACAGCCCGCGGGACGCCCTGTCCCGCCTCGAGACGCTGATCATGATGGCCGGGGCCGAGCTCCCGGTGAAGGCCATGCGGCAGCAGATCAGCTCGGCCGTCGACCTCATCATCCAGGTCAACCGCCTCCAGGGCGGGCCCCGGAAGATGACCAGCATCACCGAGGTGATGAACATGGAGCAGGACATCATCATCATGCAGGAAGTGTTCCGCTACCGGCAGGCCGGGGTCGACCAGAACGCCCGGGCGTACGGCCAGTTCGAAGCCACCGGCGTCCGCCCGACGTTCGTGCCGCGGCTCGAGGCCAAAGGTATCAAGCTCCCGTCGAACATGTTCGCGGAGCGCGTGTTGATGCGCGACTGA
- a CDS encoding DUF1553 domain-containing protein produces MFATDNHIGHGTRRLLLFLVLAALPVSSIAAPPEPAGKAEARWWSLRPVENPKAPTVKATARVRNPIDIFILAKLEAKGLSLSPDADRATLIRRLTFDLHGLPPTPEEIDAFVNDKTDAAYEKLVDRLLASPRYGERWGRHWLDVVHYGDTHGYDRDKRRPNAWLYRDYVIKSLNDDTPYSRFVREQLAGDILYPKDPAALIATGFIAAGPWDFEAHNELREGTVDKLKTRLIDRDDMLANTMTTFASLTVHCARCHDHKFDPIPQTDYYRVQAVFAGVERRDRVVADPDAGKRADLEKKRAAVAATLPAGWHSAVASEADTTKWVQVDLGKSVSVDTIQLYPAQPVDVAAEGYGFPLRFTVAVSDDPTFAKSETVADKTLVDFENPGTKPVVVLGNEKKGRYVRVTASLLWKQANDAYLFALSEIGVTNKGEDVPGVAVTALDSLAAPAWSAAFLTDGFDGRKWLRPPADDALRAKFEKRVAEYAALSKELEALPAPAKVYSIESIVPRPIPFLKRGDVQKPGELVLPGAASCVTEVDVAFPTGGSEGARRLALADWLVHPKNPLTRRTIVNRVWQYHFGRGIVDTPSDFGKNGSTPSHPELLDYLADRFQSDGESLKTLHKLIVTSSTYRQSSATDEKAAKIDADNRLLWRQNRARLEAEAVRDAVLVVSDSLDQRMGGPGFELFRYKDDKSPVYDHTDVARINDPNNWRRTVYRFTVRSVSNPFLECLDCADPSINTPVRNTTITAQQSLALLNDPFLLKQSELFAKRLTRVGDSVQKQIEAGFRIAFGRMPTQAEVDLLVPLVEKRGLAQFCRVLFNANEFIYID; encoded by the coding sequence GTGTTCGCGACTGACAACCACATCGGGCACGGAACCCGCCGTCTGCTCCTCTTCCTGGTTCTCGCAGCGCTTCCGGTTTCGAGTATCGCCGCTCCGCCCGAACCCGCCGGGAAAGCCGAGGCCCGGTGGTGGTCGCTCCGGCCCGTGGAAAATCCGAAGGCTCCCACGGTCAAGGCGACTGCCCGCGTCCGCAACCCGATCGACATCTTTATCCTGGCCAAACTGGAAGCGAAAGGGCTGAGCCTGTCGCCCGATGCGGACCGCGCGACGCTGATCCGCCGGCTCACCTTCGACCTGCACGGCCTGCCGCCGACGCCGGAGGAGATCGACGCGTTCGTCAACGACAAGACCGACGCCGCCTACGAGAAATTGGTCGACCGCTTGCTCGCGTCTCCCCGATACGGTGAGCGCTGGGGCCGACACTGGCTCGACGTCGTTCACTACGGCGACACCCACGGGTACGACCGCGATAAGAGGCGGCCGAACGCCTGGCTGTACCGCGATTACGTCATCAAGAGCCTGAACGACGACACGCCGTATTCGCGGTTCGTCCGCGAGCAACTGGCCGGTGACATCCTCTATCCCAAAGACCCGGCGGCGCTGATCGCCACCGGCTTCATCGCCGCCGGGCCGTGGGATTTCGAGGCGCACAACGAACTGCGCGAGGGCACGGTCGACAAGCTCAAGACCCGGCTCATCGACCGCGACGACATGCTCGCGAACACCATGACCACGTTCGCCAGTCTGACCGTCCACTGCGCCCGCTGCCACGACCACAAGTTCGACCCGATCCCGCAGACGGATTACTACCGGGTCCAGGCCGTATTCGCGGGCGTCGAGCGGCGCGACCGCGTCGTCGCCGACCCGGACGCCGGCAAGCGCGCCGACCTGGAGAAGAAACGGGCGGCCGTCGCCGCGACCCTGCCGGCCGGCTGGCACAGCGCGGTCGCCAGCGAGGCCGACACGACCAAGTGGGTCCAGGTCGACCTCGGGAAGTCCGTGTCGGTCGACACGATCCAGCTTTACCCGGCGCAGCCGGTGGACGTGGCGGCTGAAGGGTACGGCTTCCCGCTCCGGTTCACGGTCGCGGTGAGCGACGATCCCACGTTCGCGAAGAGTGAGACGGTCGCGGATAAAACGCTCGTCGATTTCGAGAACCCCGGAACCAAGCCGGTCGTCGTTCTCGGCAACGAAAAAAAGGGGCGTTACGTCCGCGTCACGGCTTCACTCCTCTGGAAACAGGCCAACGACGCCTATCTTTTCGCCCTGTCCGAAATCGGGGTTACGAACAAAGGCGAAGACGTGCCCGGGGTCGCAGTCACCGCCCTCGATTCGCTTGCGGCCCCTGCGTGGTCGGCGGCGTTTCTCACCGACGGCTTCGACGGTCGGAAGTGGCTCCGTCCACCGGCAGACGATGCACTACGGGCGAAGTTCGAGAAGCGCGTCGCGGAATACGCCGCGCTGTCGAAAGAGTTGGAAGCCTTGCCCGCCCCAGCCAAGGTCTACTCCATCGAGTCGATCGTCCCGCGGCCGATTCCTTTCCTCAAACGCGGCGACGTACAAAAGCCCGGCGAACTCGTGCTGCCGGGCGCCGCCTCGTGCGTGACCGAAGTGGACGTCGCGTTCCCCACGGGCGGCAGTGAAGGCGCCCGACGGTTGGCGCTCGCCGACTGGCTCGTTCACCCCAAGAATCCGTTGACCCGGCGAACGATCGTCAACCGCGTCTGGCAGTACCACTTCGGCCGCGGCATCGTCGATACGCCCAGCGACTTCGGCAAGAACGGCTCCACGCCGTCGCACCCCGAACTGCTCGACTACCTCGCCGACCGCTTCCAGAGTGACGGTGAATCGCTCAAAACGTTGCACAAGTTGATCGTCACGAGCAGCACTTACCGGCAATCCTCGGCGACCGACGAGAAGGCCGCGAAGATCGACGCGGACAACCGGCTCCTGTGGCGGCAGAACCGCGCCCGCCTGGAGGCCGAAGCCGTTCGCGACGCGGTGCTGGTCGTCAGCGACAGCCTCGATCAAAGGATGGGCGGCCCGGGCTTCGAGCTGTTCCGCTACAAGGACGACAAGTCGCCCGTGTACGACCACACCGACGTCGCCCGCATCAACGACCCGAACAACTGGCGGCGCACGGTCTACCGCTTCACGGTGCGGAGCGTCTCCAACCCGTTCCTCGAATGCCTCGACTGCGCCGACCCGAGCATCAACACGCCCGTCCGCAACACGACGATCACGGCTCAGCAGAGCCTGGCGCTGCTCAACGACCCGTTCCTCCTCAAGCAGTCGGAACTGTTCGCGAAACGACTGACACGGGTCGGCGATAGTGTTCAGAAGCAGATCGAAGCCGGGTTCCGCATCGCCTTCGGGCGCATGCCGACGCAGGCGGAGGTCGACCTGCTGGTCCCGCTCGTCGAGAAGCGCGGGCTGGCGCAGTTCTGCCGCGTGTTGTTCAACGCCAACGAATTCATCTACATCGATTAG
- a CDS encoding ATPase encodes MALQPRQPIVDWESNPTPEAPSAPETLREAGLSTAFLTDQILRTIYVRGPQLGRDLAQYMCLPFKVVRDSLKFLKDEKCIQVDGGDLVGEVSYKYSLTDLGRRRAQDAMKQCAYVGPAPVPLEDYVEQCYRQTVTGLQCYPESLRAPFSHLVLREEMFTAIGPAIISGRSVFIYGPPGNGKTAMARAIGDFMNTAGGSIYIPYAFIADGNIVTVYDPSLHVIDDTPTEFGDEADATVRRLLSTGAMDQRWLRIRRPVIVTGGELNLAMLDLRFNAEANFYQAPIHFKANGGVFLIDDFGRQLCSPKELLNRWILPLEDRHDFLTVSNGKKFQVPFEQLIIFSTNLDPKDLVDDAFLRRIRHKVGILAPVREVYEKIFASVCKRLGMNYSADAVEYLYERYYNRGRVPRASDCRDLLEIVQSICRYRRQPVHLTRDLIVEASASFIAEFT; translated from the coding sequence ATGGCCCTGCAACCCCGCCAGCCGATCGTCGACTGGGAATCGAACCCGACCCCGGAAGCCCCGAGCGCGCCGGAGACGCTCCGGGAAGCCGGCCTGTCCACGGCCTTTCTGACCGACCAGATCCTACGGACCATTTACGTCCGCGGGCCCCAGCTGGGCCGCGACCTGGCCCAGTACATGTGCCTGCCGTTCAAGGTGGTCCGCGACTCGCTCAAGTTCTTGAAGGACGAGAAGTGCATCCAGGTGGACGGCGGGGACCTGGTCGGGGAGGTCAGCTACAAGTACAGCCTGACCGACCTCGGCCGGCGGCGGGCGCAAGACGCGATGAAGCAGTGCGCGTACGTCGGCCCGGCCCCGGTCCCGCTCGAAGACTACGTCGAACAGTGCTACCGCCAGACCGTCACCGGCCTCCAGTGTTACCCCGAATCGCTCCGGGCGCCGTTCAGCCACTTGGTGCTGCGGGAGGAGATGTTCACCGCCATCGGCCCGGCCATCATCAGCGGCCGGTCGGTGTTCATCTACGGCCCGCCCGGGAACGGGAAGACCGCGATGGCCCGCGCGATCGGCGACTTCATGAACACCGCCGGGGGGTCGATTTACATCCCGTACGCGTTCATCGCGGACGGGAACATCGTGACCGTGTACGACCCGTCGCTCCACGTCATCGACGACACCCCGACCGAGTTCGGGGACGAGGCCGACGCGACCGTCCGCCGCCTCCTCAGTACCGGGGCGATGGACCAGCGGTGGCTCCGCATCCGCCGGCCGGTGATCGTGACGGGCGGCGAACTGAACCTGGCCATGCTCGACCTGCGGTTCAACGCCGAGGCGAACTTCTACCAGGCCCCCATCCACTTCAAGGCCAACGGCGGGGTGTTCCTGATCGACGACTTCGGCCGCCAGCTGTGCAGCCCGAAGGAACTCCTGAACCGGTGGATCCTCCCGCTCGAAGACCGGCACGACTTCCTGACCGTGTCGAACGGGAAGAAGTTCCAGGTCCCGTTCGAGCAGCTCATCATCTTCTCGACCAACCTGGACCCCAAGGACCTGGTCGACGACGCGTTCCTGCGGCGGATCCGGCACAAGGTCGGCATCCTCGCCCCGGTCCGCGAGGTGTACGAGAAGATTTTCGCGAGCGTGTGCAAGCGGCTGGGGATGAACTACAGCGCGGACGCGGTCGAGTACCTCTACGAGCGGTACTACAACCGCGGGCGGGTGCCGCGGGCCAGCGATTGCCGCGATTTGTTGGAAATCGTTCAGTCGATCTGTCGATACAGACGTCAGCCCGTGCATCTTACGCGCGACCTGATCGTCGAGGCGTCGGCCAGTTTCATCGCCGAGTTTACGTAA
- a CDS encoding VOC family protein, with product MIQGLRTVIYHVSDLNRAKAWYAQVVGREPYFDEPYYVGFDVGGFELGLVPDGKSGPGGTVAYWGVPDAAAEWDRLLALGATPREPVQDVGGGIKVATVADPFGNSFGVIENPHFSVEKVRQSVVDVGPRLMPVTARGPRGVRRPPGPGP from the coding sequence ATGATCCAGGGCCTACGGACGGTGATTTATCACGTCTCGGACTTGAATCGGGCGAAGGCGTGGTACGCGCAGGTCGTCGGGCGGGAGCCGTATTTCGACGAGCCGTACTACGTCGGATTTGACGTCGGTGGGTTCGAACTCGGGTTGGTCCCGGACGGAAAGTCCGGGCCGGGCGGGACCGTGGCCTACTGGGGCGTCCCGGACGCGGCCGCCGAGTGGGACCGCTTGCTCGCGCTCGGGGCGACGCCGCGGGAACCCGTGCAGGACGTCGGCGGGGGCATCAAAGTCGCCACCGTCGCCGACCCGTTCGGGAACTCGTTCGGCGTCATCGAGAACCCGCACTTCTCGGTCGAGAAAGTGCGGCAGTCAGTCGTCGACGTCGGCCCGCGGTTAATGCCGGTTACTGCCCGGGGACCGCGGGGGGTACGGCGGCCGCCGGGGCCGGGTCCGTGA
- a CDS encoding BON domain-containing protein, with protein sequence MWKRVLGVAVSIAIVGGAVAGSNKSDPDTLARVGEVVGKKVKGALPETSKVVGPFLAFKPGDSLPVEEKVRIRIRADKKMDGADVTVAPGASAGEVKIRGVVANEAQKRLANELAEGTAGVEKVVNEIAVPE encoded by the coding sequence ATGTGGAAGCGTGTCTTGGGCGTCGCGGTCTCGATCGCGATCGTCGGCGGGGCGGTCGCCGGGAGTAACAAGTCGGACCCGGACACCCTGGCCCGCGTGGGTGAGGTCGTCGGCAAAAAAGTAAAGGGCGCCCTGCCGGAAACCTCCAAGGTGGTGGGCCCGTTTCTCGCGTTCAAGCCGGGCGACTCGCTTCCGGTCGAAGAAAAAGTCCGCATCCGGATTCGGGCGGACAAAAAAATGGACGGCGCGGACGTGACCGTGGCCCCCGGGGCCAGCGCGGGGGAGGTCAAGATCCGCGGCGTGGTCGCGAACGAGGCGCAAAAGCGCCTGGCTAACGAGCTGGCCGAGGGCACCGCGGGCGTCGAAAAGGTCGTCAACGAGATCGCGGTGCCGGAGTAA
- the selD gene encoding selenide, water dikinase SelD: MQPDQELRLSDFASCAGCASKLPPTSISQLLGFIPPTHDPNLLVGTETHDDAGVYRIAPDLALVQTVDFFPPVVDDPFVYGQIAAANALSDVYAMGGVPATALNLVAYPDDKIGPEWLGRILAGGAERCRAATCTIVGGHTIRDAVIKFGMAVTGTIHPDRVVTNAGARPGDVLVLTKPLGVGFVTTAAKKRGCPPDLLAAAYASMVRLNKDACTAMLAVGVSAATDVTGFGLAGHGFEMADGSKVTLRLRLAALPLLPGIEQIDVVTYRTRASKTNREYTESQTRFEGTPDAYRREFLYDPQTSGGLLISVPAARAAALVGRLKESGELAAAVIGEVTEQDGAALVVTG, encoded by the coding sequence ATGCAGCCCGACCAAGAACTGCGGCTCTCCGACTTCGCGTCCTGCGCGGGCTGCGCGAGCAAATTGCCGCCCACCAGCATCTCCCAACTTCTGGGCTTCATCCCCCCGACGCACGACCCGAACCTGCTCGTCGGCACCGAAACGCACGACGACGCGGGCGTCTACCGCATCGCGCCCGACCTGGCCCTGGTGCAGACCGTCGACTTCTTCCCGCCGGTCGTCGACGACCCGTTCGTGTACGGCCAAATTGCCGCCGCGAACGCGCTCAGCGACGTGTACGCAATGGGCGGCGTGCCGGCCACCGCACTCAACCTCGTCGCCTACCCGGACGACAAGATCGGCCCCGAGTGGCTCGGCCGGATCCTCGCCGGCGGCGCCGAGCGGTGTCGGGCGGCCACGTGTACGATCGTCGGCGGCCACACGATCCGTGACGCCGTCATCAAGTTCGGCATGGCCGTGACCGGGACCATCCACCCGGACCGGGTCGTGACCAACGCCGGCGCGCGGCCCGGCGACGTGCTGGTGTTGACCAAGCCGCTCGGGGTCGGGTTCGTCACTACCGCGGCCAAGAAGCGCGGGTGCCCGCCGGACCTGCTGGCCGCCGCGTACGCGAGCATGGTGCGGCTCAACAAGGACGCCTGTACCGCCATGCTCGCGGTCGGGGTCAGCGCGGCGACGGACGTGACCGGGTTCGGCCTCGCCGGCCACGGCTTCGAGATGGCGGACGGGTCGAAGGTCACTCTCCGGCTCCGGCTCGCCGCGCTGCCCCTCCTCCCGGGGATCGAGCAAATCGACGTGGTCACCTACCGCACCCGGGCGAGCAAGACGAACCGCGAATACACGGAGTCGCAGACCCGCTTCGAGGGAACGCCGGACGCCTACCGGCGCGAGTTCCTGTACGACCCGCAGACGTCCGGCGGCCTGCTCATCAGCGTCCCGGCGGCCCGCGCGGCCGCGCTCGTCGGGCGGCTGAAAGAGTCGGGCGAACTCGCGGCGGCGGTCATCGGCGAAGTCACCGAGCAAGACGGCGCCGCGCTGGTCGTGACGGGGTGA
- a CDS encoding tetratricopeptide repeat protein: protein MDGLRNDRRTHPTTARAGGRWGRWACVGLMAGAVGCTRTETVQPPPPGLPTPQNRPSMLSGMLGPKSNFPQPPAPAPVVALPASKANQPIKPETELAFAVPEVEAAFAEGKSSVERDQLLDSARQRYQRVLATDPKNKTALVGLAHLYTRIGDRDKAIATYKTAVQYHPKDAELAYQFASAEARFGDWAGVAEAATRALALDPENRKYQKTLAYSLAQLGRWQESYAAFVKVMPESQARFYLGRVLIDMNRVDEGKQQIQAALAIDPQYADARQFLEDMTAVPPNAQGPVQQTGFTDPAPAAAVPPAVPGQ from the coding sequence ATGGACGGGCTCAGGAACGACCGCCGGACTCACCCGACGACCGCCCGCGCGGGCGGCCGGTGGGGCCGGTGGGCATGTGTGGGGCTGATGGCCGGCGCGGTCGGGTGTACCCGGACCGAGACGGTCCAGCCGCCGCCCCCGGGCCTGCCGACGCCGCAGAACCGCCCGTCGATGTTGTCGGGCATGCTCGGGCCGAAGAGCAATTTCCCGCAGCCGCCGGCGCCCGCGCCCGTGGTCGCACTGCCGGCCTCCAAGGCCAACCAGCCGATCAAGCCCGAAACCGAACTCGCGTTCGCCGTCCCCGAAGTGGAGGCCGCGTTCGCCGAAGGCAAGAGTTCGGTCGAGCGGGATCAGCTCCTCGATTCGGCCCGCCAGCGGTACCAGCGGGTACTCGCGACCGACCCCAAGAACAAAACGGCCCTCGTGGGTTTGGCCCACCTCTACACGCGGATCGGGGACCGGGACAAGGCGATCGCGACGTATAAGACGGCGGTCCAGTACCACCCGAAGGACGCCGAGCTGGCTTACCAGTTCGCGTCGGCCGAGGCGCGGTTCGGCGACTGGGCCGGGGTGGCCGAGGCGGCCACCCGGGCGCTGGCCCTGGACCCCGAAAACCGCAAGTACCAGAAGACGCTCGCGTACAGCCTGGCCCAACTCGGGCGGTGGCAGGAGTCGTACGCGGCGTTCGTGAAGGTGATGCCGGAGTCCCAGGCCCGTTTCTACCTGGGCCGCGTACTGATCGACATGAACCGGGTCGACGAAGGCAAGCAACAGATCCAGGCGGCCCTCGCCATCGACCCGCAGTACGCCGACGCCCGGCAGTTCCTCGAAGACATGACCGCGGTCCCGCCGAACGCGCAAGGTCCGGTCCAGCAGACCGGCTTCACGGACCCGGCCCCGGCGGCCGCCGTACCCCCCGCGGTCCCCGGGCAGTAA
- a CDS encoding type II secretion system F family protein has translation MDLFALVSADDLLPVVVFVGFMAGTFWLLSAISNRNSQAEDRLDRIGRPKSLVDLEMSQAESRNRFAGLKDAITSLGASMEPQSELEKNSLRVKLANAGFRSEAAPGIFLGIRVFCLGCAVPGLIFVYCMFGFSSMGLLLLAGVLGLGLYFPVIGLNHLKKTRQMEIFLTLPDGLDLLVVCVESGLGLDAAMRKVTDEMKGHAKVLTEEFALANLQLQMGRPRREVLHDLGVRTGVDDVRSLAAILIQADRFGSSIAQALRVQSDSMRVRRRQIAEEKAAKTAVKLIFPLVLFIFPAIFVVLCGPAAIQIQRNLLKG, from the coding sequence GTGGACCTGTTCGCGTTAGTGTCGGCCGACGACCTGTTGCCCGTGGTCGTGTTCGTCGGGTTTATGGCGGGGACGTTCTGGCTCCTGTCGGCGATCTCGAACCGCAACAGCCAGGCCGAAGACCGGCTGGACCGGATCGGCCGGCCGAAGTCGCTGGTCGACCTGGAGATGTCCCAGGCCGAATCGCGGAACCGGTTCGCCGGGCTGAAGGACGCGATCACCAGCCTCGGCGCCTCGATGGAACCGCAGTCCGAGCTGGAGAAGAACTCGCTCCGGGTGAAGCTGGCCAACGCCGGGTTCCGGAGCGAGGCGGCCCCGGGGATCTTCCTCGGCATCCGCGTGTTCTGCCTCGGGTGCGCGGTGCCGGGGCTGATCTTCGTGTACTGCATGTTCGGGTTCTCGTCCATGGGCCTGTTGCTCCTGGCCGGGGTCCTCGGGCTCGGGCTCTACTTCCCGGTGATCGGGCTGAATCACCTGAAGAAGACCCGCCAGATGGAAATCTTCCTGACCCTGCCGGACGGCCTCGACCTGTTGGTCGTGTGCGTCGAGAGCGGGCTCGGGCTGGACGCCGCGATGCGGAAGGTGACGGACGAGATGAAGGGGCACGCGAAAGTGCTGACCGAGGAGTTCGCCCTGGCGAACCTCCAGCTCCAGATGGGCCGGCCCCGCCGCGAGGTCCTCCACGACCTCGGGGTGCGGACCGGGGTGGACGACGTCCGGAGCCTGGCGGCCATCCTGATCCAGGCCGACCGGTTCGGGTCGAGCATCGCCCAGGCGCTCCGCGTCCAGTCGGACTCGATGCGGGTCCGCCGGCGGCAGATCGCCGAAGAGAAGGCGGCCAAGACGGCCGTGAAGCTGATTTTCCCGCTGGTGTTGTTCATCTTCCCGGCGATCTTCGTGGTCCTGTGTGGCCCGGCGGCCATCCAGATCCAACGAAACTTGTTGAAAGGCTGA